A region of Fimbriiglobus ruber DNA encodes the following proteins:
- a CDS encoding energy-coupling factor ABC transporter ATP-binding protein, giving the protein MGHDLSLALRVSDLCHTYPDGRTALAGVGFEVRAGERIALVGPNGAGKTTLFLRLCGVLPGKRGQAVVAGFDPADPTHRKKLPGVVGVVFQNPDDQLFSATVLEDVAFGPLNLGVAAAEAREQASAALARVGLPAAGDRAPYRLSGGEKRRAALAGVLAMEPQVMLLDEPSMFLDPRGRRELIGLLTALPGTMIIATHDLDLVLETCPRVIVLDGGRVAADGPTADLLFDPELMARHGLEICKGVKK; this is encoded by the coding sequence ATGGGACACGATTTGTCGCTCGCGCTCCGAGTTTCCGACCTGTGCCACACGTACCCGGACGGCCGCACGGCCCTCGCCGGGGTGGGATTCGAGGTCCGCGCGGGGGAGCGGATCGCACTGGTAGGGCCGAACGGCGCGGGGAAGACGACCCTGTTCCTACGTCTGTGCGGCGTACTCCCCGGGAAGCGCGGGCAGGCGGTCGTCGCCGGGTTCGACCCGGCCGATCCGACGCACCGGAAGAAACTGCCCGGCGTCGTCGGTGTCGTGTTTCAGAACCCGGACGACCAGCTCTTTTCCGCAACCGTTCTCGAAGACGTGGCGTTCGGCCCGCTGAACCTGGGCGTGGCTGCCGCGGAGGCTCGCGAGCAGGCGTCGGCAGCGCTCGCTCGGGTCGGGTTGCCGGCCGCCGGCGACCGGGCGCCGTACCGGCTCTCCGGCGGTGAGAAGCGCCGGGCCGCGCTCGCCGGGGTGCTGGCGATGGAGCCCCAGGTCATGTTGTTGGACGAGCCGTCGATGTTTCTCGACCCGCGCGGCCGGCGCGAGTTGATCGGGCTGTTGACCGCGCTGCCCGGCACCATGATCATCGCCACGCACGATCTGGATCTGGTTCTCGAAACCTGCCCGCGGGTGATTGTCCTCGACGGCGGTCGGGTCGCGGCTGACGGGCCGACGGCGGATTTGCTATTCGACCCCGAGTTGATGGCCCGACATGGTTTGGAAATCTGCAAGGGAGTTAAGAAATAA
- a CDS encoding excisionase family DNA-binding protein, with protein sequence MHPNDMLTLLPGTDLVTPTTSEAAAAKELSRTLAAHVGESGDLRLRMTDAAAGKDLVLSPPVTRLLLGILAEMGRGNAVALSPVQAELTSGEAADLLNASQPYVSKLLDEGIIPSRQVGTHRRVMLADVLAYKKELSAKRHVALEAMSALDQELGLY encoded by the coding sequence TTGCACCCGAACGATATGCTGACCCTATTGCCCGGCACCGATTTGGTCACACCGACGACCTCCGAGGCGGCGGCGGCGAAAGAGTTGAGCCGTACTCTGGCCGCCCACGTCGGGGAAAGTGGCGACCTCCGTCTTCGGATGACAGACGCCGCGGCCGGTAAGGACTTGGTTCTTTCGCCGCCGGTCACCCGCCTGCTACTCGGAATCCTCGCCGAGATGGGTCGTGGCAACGCGGTGGCGTTGTCGCCGGTTCAAGCGGAACTCACGAGCGGAGAGGCGGCTGATCTTCTGAACGCATCACAACCGTACGTGTCGAAATTGCTCGATGAGGGAATCATTCCCAGTCGTCAGGTGGGGACGCATCGACGGGTGATGTTGGCTGACGTCCTCGCCTACAAGAAAGAGCTGTCCGCGAAGCGTCACGTTGCGCTGGAAGCGATGTCTGCTCTCGACCAGGAACTCGGCCTCTACTGA
- a CDS encoding ATP-dependent Clp protease proteolytic subunit, whose protein sequence is MPLIPMVIDNKGREQQAYDIYSRLLKDRIIFLQGVVQDDMANLIVAQMLYLQFEDPKADIHLYINSPGGSVSAGMAIYDTMQFVTCPVATYCMGMAASMGAVLLTAGAAGKRYALPNARIMIHQPLAGMEGTSTEIQIHVKEFLKTKKRLNEILKRHTGKTLDQIEKDTDRDNFMASPEAKEYGLIDAVLERMPEGLGRPRTE, encoded by the coding sequence ATGCCGCTGATCCCGATGGTGATCGACAACAAGGGCCGCGAGCAGCAGGCGTACGACATCTACAGCCGCCTCCTGAAAGACCGGATCATCTTCCTCCAGGGGGTGGTCCAGGACGACATGGCGAACCTGATCGTCGCCCAGATGCTGTACCTGCAGTTCGAGGACCCGAAGGCCGACATCCACCTGTACATCAACAGCCCGGGCGGGTCGGTCTCGGCCGGGATGGCGATTTACGACACCATGCAGTTCGTGACCTGCCCGGTCGCCACGTACTGCATGGGGATGGCCGCCAGCATGGGGGCGGTCCTCTTGACCGCCGGGGCCGCCGGCAAGCGGTACGCCCTGCCGAACGCCCGGATCATGATCCACCAGCCGCTGGCCGGGATGGAAGGAACCTCGACGGAGATCCAGATCCACGTCAAGGAGTTCCTGAAGACCAAGAAGAGGCTGAACGAGATCCTCAAGAGGCACACCGGGAAGACGCTCGATCAGATCGAGAAGGACACCGACCGGGATAACTTCATGGCCTCGCCGGAAGCCAAGGAGTACGGGCTGATCGACGCGGTGCTGGAACGGATGCCGGAAGGTCTGGGCCGCCCCCGGACCGAGTAA
- a CDS encoding ATP-dependent Clp protease proteolytic subunit encodes MFPTDPRLPADPLAMAGPLQPVMQRGREYSRQRTMTLGDLLLENRIVFIGSSPETGGSPVISDYLANITIQKLLFLVTENKTADIHVYINSPGGSISAGLAIYDAMQFMECSVNTYCMGLAASMAAVLLAAGTKGKRYALPNSKVMIHQPYGQVGGQVSDIEIQANEMIKEHERLNQILAKHTGQPLAVIAKESERDRYFSAEEAKTFGLVDDILLKPTEAKK; translated from the coding sequence ATGTTCCCGACCGACCCGCGCTTACCGGCCGACCCGCTCGCGATGGCCGGCCCGCTCCAGCCCGTTATGCAACGCGGCCGGGAATACTCCCGGCAGCGGACGATGACCCTCGGGGACTTGTTGCTCGAAAACCGGATCGTGTTCATCGGCAGCTCCCCGGAGACCGGCGGCAGCCCGGTCATCTCGGACTACCTGGCGAACATCACGATCCAGAAGCTGCTCTTCCTCGTGACCGAGAACAAGACGGCCGACATCCACGTCTACATCAACAGCCCCGGCGGGTCGATCTCGGCCGGACTGGCGATCTACGACGCCATGCAGTTCATGGAATGCTCGGTCAACACGTACTGCATGGGCCTCGCGGCCAGCATGGCGGCCGTCCTGCTCGCGGCCGGGACCAAGGGCAAGCGGTACGCGCTGCCGAACTCGAAGGTCATGATCCACCAGCCGTACGGCCAGGTCGGCGGCCAGGTGTCCGACATCGAGATCCAGGCCAACGAGATGATCAAGGAGCACGAGCGGCTCAACCAGATCCTCGCCAAGCACACCGGCCAACCGCTCGCCGTCATCGCCAAGGAAAGCGAGCGAGACCGCTACTTCTCGGCCGAGGAGGCCAAGACGTTCGGCCTCGTCGACGACATCCTGCTCAAGCCGACCGAAGCGAAGAAATAA
- a CDS encoding formylglycine-generating enzyme family protein codes for MPKRTPPAPSPKARLGVYIAGGAFVVLLCAFVALSWWQRPLVDEALAEADDVPPEQVWIPGGSFVMGNDAPAHDAADERPAHEVIVNGFFLDKTEVTNGQYAAFVKATGYVTVAERTPRREQYPNADPDLLVPGSAVFVPVQASTDPREWGTPHPPWWQYVPGANWRHPDGPKSSITGRKNYPVVQIAWTDAVAYCEWAGKRLPTEAEWEFAARGGLKQQQYCWGGDVQGQGGVWRANTFQGEFPHGDTAADGYAGLAPVAQYPPNGYGLHDMSGNVWEWCADWYDSKYYTSAPKENPKGPAEGEQDGTQPQRVRRGGSFLCTDSYCRRYVPSARDKNPEDSGASHTGFRCVKDKSQ; via the coding sequence ATGCCTAAACGAACTCCTCCCGCCCCATCCCCGAAAGCCCGGCTCGGCGTGTACATCGCGGGCGGAGCGTTCGTCGTGCTTTTGTGCGCGTTCGTCGCCCTCTCCTGGTGGCAGAGGCCGCTCGTTGATGAGGCGCTGGCCGAAGCTGACGACGTGCCGCCCGAGCAAGTGTGGATACCCGGCGGATCGTTCGTCATGGGGAACGACGCCCCCGCCCACGACGCGGCGGACGAACGACCGGCGCACGAAGTGATTGTCAACGGCTTCTTCCTGGACAAGACCGAGGTGACGAACGGTCAGTACGCCGCATTCGTGAAGGCGACCGGGTATGTGACCGTGGCCGAGCGGACGCCGCGCCGGGAGCAGTACCCGAACGCCGACCCCGACTTGCTCGTACCCGGCTCGGCCGTCTTCGTGCCGGTTCAAGCGTCGACCGACCCGCGGGAGTGGGGCACCCCGCATCCGCCGTGGTGGCAGTACGTCCCCGGCGCGAACTGGCGGCACCCTGACGGGCCCAAGAGTTCGATCACAGGGCGGAAGAACTATCCCGTCGTGCAGATCGCGTGGACCGACGCGGTCGCGTACTGCGAGTGGGCCGGCAAGCGATTGCCGACCGAGGCCGAGTGGGAGTTTGCCGCGCGGGGCGGGCTGAAGCAGCAGCAGTATTGCTGGGGGGGTGACGTTCAAGGCCAAGGCGGTGTCTGGCGGGCGAACACCTTCCAGGGCGAGTTCCCCCACGGCGATACCGCGGCCGACGGGTACGCGGGACTGGCTCCAGTCGCCCAGTACCCGCCGAACGGATACGGCCTGCACGACATGAGTGGGAACGTCTGGGAATGGTGTGCGGACTGGTACGACAGCAAGTATTACACTTCGGCCCCGAAAGAGAACCCGAAGGGGCCGGCGGAGGGGGAACAAGACGGCACGCAGCCCCAGCGGGTGCGGCGGGGCGGCTCCTTTCTCTGCACGGATTCTTATTGCCGGCGGTACGTCCCCTCCGCGCGGGACAAAAATCCCGAAGACAGCGGCGCGAGCCACACCGGCTTCCGCTGCGTGAAAGACAAGTCGCAATAG
- a CDS encoding polyprenyl synthetase family protein — protein sequence MKTLPPSTPTYALNGNGHAPAPRSTETPFGPVVADMEQAERVFYATLAQYRSPFGPLVQHLRHYRGKRLRPALLLLAARACGQVAPAHHTLAAVVEMIHTATLVHDDVLDEAETRRHVQTVNAGWGNKVSILLGDMLFTHAFHLTSTVDVRACNLIGDATNRVCAGELKQVVERGNLHLTEADYFAIVDGKTAALTEVCGRLGALYAGATEEVADALAAYGRNLGIAFQVADDLLDLTGDESKAGKTLGTDLEQQKLTLPIIYALNKLPSAAADALRGTLGSADPARRTKVAATLDEVGAVGYARRRAEEFARTAKVALACLPESECRAILEQMTNWAIRREK from the coding sequence ATGAAAACCCTGCCGCCATCGACCCCGACTTACGCCCTGAACGGCAACGGCCACGCGCCCGCCCCCCGGTCGACCGAGACCCCGTTCGGCCCGGTGGTCGCGGACATGGAACAGGCGGAACGCGTCTTCTACGCGACGCTCGCCCAATACCGGTCCCCGTTCGGCCCGCTCGTTCAGCACCTCCGACACTACCGCGGCAAGCGCCTCCGCCCTGCCCTGCTGCTCCTCGCCGCGCGTGCGTGTGGGCAGGTCGCGCCGGCACACCACACGCTGGCCGCCGTCGTCGAGATGATCCACACCGCCACACTCGTCCACGACGACGTACTCGACGAGGCCGAGACCCGGCGACACGTCCAGACGGTGAACGCCGGGTGGGGGAACAAGGTCAGCATCCTGCTCGGCGACATGCTGTTCACCCACGCCTTTCACCTGACCAGCACCGTGGATGTGCGGGCGTGCAATCTAATCGGCGACGCGACCAACCGGGTGTGCGCCGGCGAACTCAAACAGGTGGTCGAACGGGGCAACCTGCACCTGACCGAGGCCGACTATTTCGCAATTGTGGACGGCAAGACGGCCGCGCTGACCGAAGTTTGCGGCCGACTCGGTGCCCTCTACGCCGGCGCGACCGAAGAGGTTGCGGACGCCCTGGCCGCATACGGGCGGAACCTCGGCATTGCGTTCCAGGTGGCCGACGATCTCCTCGACCTGACCGGGGACGAGTCCAAGGCAGGCAAGACGCTCGGCACCGACCTCGAACAGCAGAAACTCACGCTTCCCATCATCTACGCCCTGAACAAACTGCCCTCGGCTGCTGCGGACGCCCTCCGCGGTACACTCGGCTCTGCCGACCCGGCCCGGCGGACTAAAGTCGCCGCAACGCTGGACGAAGTCGGTGCAGTCGGTTACGCCCGACGGCGGGCCGAGGAGTTCGCTCGGACCGCGAAGGTGGCACTGGCGTGCCTGCCCGAATCCGAGTGCCGGGCGATCCTGGAGCAGATGACGAACTGGGCGATCCGCCGGGAGAAGTGA
- the cbiQ gene encoding cobalt ECF transporter T component CbiQ, translated as MTLAVRDSSIPDSPLARWDARWKLAAFIVAVIGTISLRTPVAGAVALATGVLLAFVSRIPVGVLAGRIGGLALAVLPFIALVPLTQAGGGSGWDVGPVRVSEHGLIAAVVIALRIVAVGTFALVLIRTGPLARTFAAAHDLLVPGVIVQVAQLAHRYTFLLAAEARRVRVALKTRGFRAGTNRHTYRTLGHGVGSLLVRSGDRADRVADAMRCRGFDGTYRSATEPRTTRADVVAFLAAAVAMAALVLVDRQW; from the coding sequence ATGACCCTCGCCGTTCGCGATTCATCCATCCCCGATTCGCCGCTCGCCCGATGGGACGCGCGGTGGAAGCTCGCCGCGTTCATCGTCGCGGTGATCGGGACCATTTCGCTGCGAACCCCGGTTGCCGGGGCAGTCGCACTTGCCACGGGTGTGCTACTGGCGTTTGTGAGCCGCATACCAGTGGGCGTCCTGGCCGGTCGGATCGGCGGACTCGCGCTGGCGGTTTTGCCGTTCATCGCCCTCGTGCCACTCACCCAAGCCGGCGGCGGGTCGGGGTGGGACGTGGGGCCGGTCCGCGTGTCGGAACATGGGCTGATCGCGGCCGTGGTGATCGCCCTTCGCATCGTCGCCGTCGGGACGTTCGCACTGGTGCTGATCCGCACCGGGCCGCTTGCCCGCACGTTCGCGGCGGCTCACGACCTCCTGGTGCCCGGGGTCATCGTCCAGGTCGCCCAGCTCGCGCATCGGTACACGTTTCTGCTCGCGGCTGAGGCCCGGCGGGTGCGGGTCGCCTTAAAAACCCGCGGGTTTCGGGCCGGGACGAACCGACATACTTACCGCACCCTCGGGCACGGGGTCGGCTCGCTCCTGGTACGCAGCGGCGACCGGGCCGATCGCGTGGCCGACGCCATGCGCTGCCGGGGGTTCGACGGGACGTATCGGTCCGCGACCGAACCGCGCACCACGCGGGCGGACGTGGTCGCGTTCCTCGCGGCAGCGGTCGCGATGGCAGCCCTGGTGCTGGTAGACCGGCAATGGTGA
- the moaC gene encoding cyclic pyranopterin monophosphate synthase MoaC: MSELTHFDEQGAARMVDVGAKGETARVARASAVVRMAPETLSLIRDKQFAKGDVLEVARLAGIMAAKKTADLIPLCHPLPLTSVTVDFRFEGDSVLVAEATTKVFARTGVEMEALTAVTVAALTVYDMCKAVDRGMTIERVRLEEKSGGQSGDFRRTAEPSGTE; the protein is encoded by the coding sequence ATGTCCGAACTCACGCACTTCGACGAACAGGGAGCCGCGCGGATGGTCGACGTGGGGGCGAAGGGGGAAACGGCCCGGGTCGCCCGGGCATCGGCCGTCGTGCGCATGGCTCCGGAGACCCTCTCGCTGATTCGCGACAAGCAGTTTGCGAAAGGTGATGTACTCGAAGTCGCACGGCTGGCGGGAATTATGGCGGCCAAGAAGACCGCCGACTTGATCCCTCTGTGTCACCCGCTTCCGCTTACTTCTGTGACGGTGGATTTTCGCTTCGAGGGGGACTCGGTTCTCGTGGCCGAGGCCACCACGAAGGTTTTCGCGCGGACGGGTGTTGAAATGGAGGCCCTGACTGCGGTTACTGTGGCAGCCCTGACGGTTTACGACATGTGCAAGGCGGTCGATCGCGGGATGACGATCGAGCGGGTCCGCCTTGAGGAAAAGTCGGGCGGACAGTCGGGCGACTTCCGACGCACCGCCGAGCCGTCCGGCACCGAATAA
- the dusB gene encoding tRNA dihydrouridine synthase DusB, translating to MSTTSAPDLPAPPAHYRESLSIGPVRLASRFTLAPLAGYTNYPFRRSVREAGGVGLCTTDLVNARAILEGSSKTMDLLATGPDDRPLSVQIFGGNPREMAGAAKFLQDYGATVVDINMGCPVRKVVRVGGGSALMCDTTGTTIKLVQDVVEAVKIPVTVKMRLGWDDENHSAPYFAREFERVGVAAVTVHGRTRAQGFLGSVNRTGIRAVVEAVDKIPVFGNGDIMSVADAAQMIEETGCHGIAIGRGALANPWFFRQLTSWVETGDPGPRVDYYARIDFMGLHLRRLCEWRKEEKFGCVGFRKVAAWYAKALRTPKEIKHQLTMLNSLAEFDAIADRLREAGPPPGWSEWDAREAQIAVPTGPIAHW from the coding sequence ATGTCAACGACTTCCGCACCCGACCTGCCCGCCCCGCCGGCGCACTACCGCGAATCCCTGTCGATCGGCCCCGTGAGGCTCGCTTCGCGGTTCACCCTCGCGCCCCTGGCCGGGTACACGAATTACCCGTTCCGCCGGTCGGTTCGTGAAGCCGGTGGAGTCGGGTTGTGTACCACCGATCTGGTGAACGCGCGGGCGATCCTCGAAGGCTCGTCCAAGACGATGGACCTGCTCGCGACCGGGCCGGACGACCGGCCGCTGAGCGTGCAAATCTTCGGCGGCAACCCCCGCGAGATGGCCGGCGCCGCGAAGTTCCTCCAAGACTACGGGGCCACGGTCGTCGACATCAACATGGGCTGCCCGGTCCGCAAGGTGGTCCGCGTCGGCGGCGGGTCGGCGCTGATGTGCGACACCACCGGGACCACGATCAAGCTCGTTCAAGACGTGGTCGAGGCCGTCAAGATTCCGGTCACGGTCAAGATGCGGCTCGGGTGGGACGACGAGAACCACTCGGCCCCGTACTTCGCCCGCGAGTTCGAGCGGGTCGGCGTGGCCGCGGTCACCGTCCACGGGCGGACCCGCGCGCAGGGCTTCCTCGGCAGCGTCAACCGGACGGGGATTCGGGCGGTTGTCGAAGCGGTGGACAAAATCCCGGTGTTCGGCAACGGCGACATCATGAGCGTCGCGGACGCCGCCCAGATGATCGAGGAGACCGGCTGCCACGGCATCGCGATCGGCCGCGGGGCACTGGCGAACCCGTGGTTCTTTCGTCAACTCACGTCCTGGGTGGAGACCGGCGACCCCGGCCCCCGGGTTGATTACTACGCCCGCATCGACTTCATGGGTCTCCACCTCCGCCGACTATGTGAGTGGCGGAAAGAGGAGAAGTTCGGCTGCGTGGGGTTCCGGAAGGTGGCCGCGTGGTACGCCAAGGCGCTGCGGACGCCCAAGGAAATCAAGCACCAGCTCACGATGTTGAACTCCCTGGCCGAGTTCGACGCGATCGCCGACCGCCTCCGCGAAGCCGGTCCGCCTCCCGGTTGGTCCGAGTGGGACGCCCGCGAAGCTCAGATCGCGGTCCCGACGGGGCCGATCGCACACTGGTAG
- a CDS encoding serine/threonine-protein kinase, giving the protein MSITIGLLALGVRHLVPLTADFVGDRLRGTGYDVPDGIGDAVGPAASNLLTKFFEQRLTDHSQALPKALAKANDRAWEAVGLALAGETLFGRVKDVFRSADMKGVRDQIRAFLDQTPTGLDETAIVVREKATEEWNRLRKSGQLSASTVPAVDIARRAASIERHGDPARLTAAAHRAVAETAEALRSAAPHLAELLTAAPNGGTPLLAAAFAFFFRRELETSGELARGLTFDFLKLISERQEQGLSLLDIRTAGILDQINVLFDALDKWFANLGRNVDEIHAKLDRYGETMDRLGAFLDRNDVQVSDSKPASVSIASEEELQRLRTIRDALRSLPPDLLSAADWTKLGQALRAAGLFSDAGVSDDAAIVAAKAAADKAAEAAAEFHRFKDACETGEWDKATAALRRAVALNRTEYQPFDWTRYELVAVLGAGGFGTVFHCLDRFDLDPDTNRPAPVAIKTLHHDGLDRTVEVVFREARTLKKLDHAHIIKIHGYDYAHKIDETTWRRPYFVLEYFAGQTLEAYLKQHKTIPADDLLRLAYMVAVAVHAAHTANVLHRDLKPANILVARQPDGTWDARVIDFGLAVKLGSAARASMNIPSDRRASQDKSFAGTLRYASPEQMGDLPGVSAGPYSDVFAFGKTCIECLFGHTQAQDDDWEELPETPRVAVRKLLNRCVRFHLDGKNPRFTDFRPVIEELAVLVGERLGASSEPIHVKQQPHPERSLSREPEIELIELDPDVPKFPHIEAPVQGSRKPGEIMIVKIPAQDRGPKPGTLNTLKWKPVPTAPNPHAR; this is encoded by the coding sequence ATGTCGATCACCATCGGTCTGCTCGCCCTCGGCGTCCGGCACCTCGTTCCCCTGACCGCGGACTTCGTCGGAGACCGTCTCCGGGGAACGGGTTACGACGTACCTGACGGCATCGGTGACGCAGTAGGCCCGGCCGCCTCGAATCTCCTCACCAAGTTCTTCGAGCAGCGGTTGACCGACCACAGTCAGGCGTTGCCGAAGGCTCTCGCAAAGGCGAACGACCGTGCGTGGGAAGCGGTCGGGCTCGCCCTCGCCGGGGAAACGCTGTTCGGCCGGGTCAAGGACGTGTTCCGGTCCGCCGACATGAAGGGCGTTCGCGACCAAATCCGGGCGTTCCTCGACCAGACCCCGACCGGATTGGATGAGACGGCCATCGTCGTCCGCGAGAAGGCCACCGAGGAATGGAACCGCCTGCGGAAAAGCGGCCAGCTGTCCGCGTCAACGGTGCCAGCCGTCGACATCGCCCGCCGGGCAGCGTCGATCGAGCGGCATGGCGACCCGGCCCGGTTGACGGCCGCCGCCCACCGGGCCGTGGCCGAGACGGCCGAAGCCCTCCGGTCGGCCGCGCCCCACCTGGCCGAACTGCTCACCGCCGCCCCCAATGGGGGTACGCCGCTACTGGCGGCGGCCTTCGCGTTCTTCTTCCGCCGGGAGCTGGAAACCAGTGGCGAACTCGCCCGCGGCCTGACATTCGACTTCTTGAAGCTCATCAGCGAGCGCCAGGAGCAAGGCCTCAGCCTGCTCGACATCCGCACCGCCGGCATCCTCGACCAGATCAACGTCCTGTTCGACGCCCTCGACAAGTGGTTCGCCAATCTGGGCCGGAATGTCGACGAGATTCACGCCAAGCTCGATCGCTACGGCGAGACGATGGACCGCCTTGGGGCGTTCCTCGATCGGAACGACGTGCAGGTCAGCGACTCGAAGCCGGCCAGCGTTTCCATCGCGAGCGAGGAGGAACTCCAGCGACTACGGACCATCCGGGACGCCCTCCGGTCGCTCCCGCCGGACCTGCTGTCCGCCGCCGACTGGACGAAACTCGGCCAGGCGCTCCGGGCCGCCGGGCTGTTCTCGGACGCCGGGGTGTCTGACGATGCCGCGATCGTCGCCGCGAAAGCCGCCGCGGACAAGGCGGCCGAAGCCGCGGCGGAATTCCACCGCTTCAAGGACGCGTGCGAGACCGGCGAGTGGGACAAAGCGACGGCCGCCCTACGGCGGGCGGTCGCCCTGAACCGCACCGAATACCAGCCGTTCGACTGGACCCGCTACGAACTCGTCGCCGTCCTCGGGGCGGGCGGGTTCGGCACGGTGTTCCACTGCCTCGACCGCTTCGACCTCGACCCGGACACCAACCGGCCCGCACCCGTCGCCATCAAGACGCTCCACCACGACGGGCTAGACCGGACGGTGGAAGTCGTGTTCCGGGAGGCGCGGACGCTCAAGAAACTCGACCACGCCCACATCATCAAAATTCACGGCTACGACTACGCCCACAAGATCGACGAGACGACGTGGCGGCGGCCGTACTTCGTGCTGGAATATTTCGCGGGCCAGACACTCGAAGCCTACCTGAAGCAGCACAAAACGATCCCGGCCGACGACCTGCTCCGGCTGGCGTACATGGTCGCCGTGGCCGTCCACGCCGCCCACACGGCCAACGTCCTCCACCGCGACCTGAAGCCGGCGAACATCCTGGTCGCCCGCCAGCCAGACGGCACCTGGGACGCCCGCGTGATCGACTTCGGGCTCGCCGTCAAGCTGGGATCAGCGGCGCGGGCAAGTATGAACATTCCCTCCGACCGGCGAGCCTCGCAGGACAAGAGCTTCGCGGGCACGCTCCGCTACGCCTCCCCCGAACAAATGGGCGATCTACCCGGCGTTTCGGCCGGACCGTACTCGGACGTGTTCGCGTTCGGGAAGACGTGCATCGAGTGCCTGTTTGGGCACACCCAGGCTCAAGACGACGACTGGGAGGAGCTGCCTGAGACGCCCCGTGTCGCCGTCCGCAAACTGTTGAATCGCTGTGTCCGGTTTCACCTCGACGGGAAGAATCCGCGGTTTACTGACTTTAGGCCGGTAATCGAAGAACTGGCGGTTTTGGTCGGCGAACGCCTGGGGGCGTCGTCCGAGCCGATCCATGTTAAGCAGCAACCACACCCGGAGCGTTCTCTGAGTCGGGAACCCGAAATTGAGCTGATCGAACTCGACCCGGATGTACCCAAATTTCCGCACATCGAAGCCCCAGTCCAAGGATCTCGCAAGCCTGGCGAGATTATGATCGTGAAAATTCCAGCCCAGGACCGCGGCCCGAAGCCGGGTACGCTCAACACCCTGAAATGGAAACCTGTTCCAACCGCACCGAATCCGCACGCGCGGTAA